From Butyricimonas paravirosa, one genomic window encodes:
- a CDS encoding DUF4843 domain-containing protein encodes MKKILYILVICLGVWVSGCSENGDDGFYDNLYRVYFPLDSLHYAFGDKPVEMTRYTVKVPVQMLGEPAHTDMKVKVKVDLTATTAMDDAYTAIPSEITIPKDSIVGYVPVEIIRENVMDERDTVFRVVLQLETSSDFQLGVKEGLRATVTFSNYLAEPVWWVGLKDIFWGPYQKEKYQKMIEIWGGPITLDDYSYKMVKLINVAKEMYEYFQEHPEYGMEFPPYIFWPYE; translated from the coding sequence ATGAAAAAGATATTGTATATTCTCGTAATATGCCTTGGAGTCTGGGTTTCCGGGTGTAGTGAAAATGGTGATGATGGTTTCTATGATAATTTGTATCGGGTGTATTTTCCGTTAGATAGCTTGCATTATGCTTTTGGAGATAAACCAGTGGAGATGACCAGATACACGGTGAAGGTTCCGGTTCAGATGCTAGGAGAACCGGCACATACAGATATGAAAGTAAAGGTGAAAGTGGATTTAACAGCTACAACAGCTATGGACGATGCTTACACGGCGATTCCTTCCGAAATCACGATTCCCAAGGATTCTATTGTCGGGTATGTTCCGGTGGAGATTATCCGGGAGAATGTTATGGATGAACGAGATACTGTTTTTCGGGTTGTTTTGCAACTGGAAACAAGTTCTGATTTCCAGTTAGGGGTAAAAGAGGGACTTCGTGCAACAGTCACTTTCAGTAATTATTTGGCCGAACCGGTATGGTGGGTTGGCCTTAAAGATATTTTCTGGGGGCCTTACCAGAAGGAGAAGTACCAGAAAATGATAGAAATTTGGGGAGGTCCGATCACCTTGGATGATTATTCCTATAAAATGGTGAAGTTGATCAATGTTGCTAAGGAGATGTATGAATATTTTCAGGAGCATCCCGAGTACGGGATGGAGTTCCCTCCTTATATTTTCTGGCCTTACGAGTAA
- a CDS encoding FecR family protein → MKVTKDIHELILSYLREDISEEEMSRLRVWLDENERHQRLLEELRDKDVLQREIGEYVSFDTSRRWGQLKEAMEEPVRKGRSLLKVWGAVAAVVVAFVGGLLYWQMTGSPQPEVKQVAIARIEQGGMRAVLITETGQQVVLQGLKDTCLNITGTETLNIREDGSLKYSLSALSSMSEWHTLRIPKGGEYKIVLDDGTEIWLNSASELKYPAHFVGNERRVQLTGEAYFQVARNEAAPFIVETRDMDVKVLGTSFNVSVYEDEESCHATLVEGRVEVNDKVNGEKVVLTPGKQALLRGGEMTVREVNTKLYTLWRLDRFTFASEDMEGVIRKLSRWYNVDFFFANSSMKQKRFTGSLPKYADISQVLKMIEMTTDIKFEIKEHTIMIQ, encoded by the coding sequence ATGAAAGTTACAAAAGACATACATGAGTTGATTCTGTCTTATTTACGGGAGGACATTTCGGAAGAGGAAATGAGCCGTCTTCGGGTGTGGCTGGATGAAAACGAGCGGCATCAGAGGTTATTGGAAGAGTTGCGGGATAAGGATGTTTTGCAACGGGAGATCGGGGAGTATGTGTCGTTTGACACGTCCCGGCGGTGGGGACAGTTGAAGGAGGCGATGGAAGAACCGGTTCGGAAGGGACGTTCTCTGTTGAAAGTGTGGGGAGCGGTGGCTGCCGTGGTGGTGGCTTTCGTGGGAGGATTGCTTTATTGGCAAATGACCGGTTCTCCTCAACCGGAAGTAAAACAAGTCGCTATCGCCCGGATAGAGCAGGGGGGAATGCGGGCTGTGTTGATTACAGAGACGGGGCAACAAGTGGTATTACAGGGCCTGAAAGATACCTGTTTGAATATTACGGGAACGGAGACCTTGAATATTAGAGAGGATGGTAGTTTGAAGTATTCTTTATCCGCACTTTCGAGTATGTCGGAATGGCACACGTTACGAATTCCGAAGGGGGGCGAGTACAAAATCGTGCTGGATGACGGTACGGAAATTTGGTTGAATAGTGCTTCCGAATTGAAATATCCTGCCCATTTTGTTGGTAACGAGCGTCGAGTGCAATTAACCGGAGAGGCCTATTTTCAAGTGGCACGGAACGAGGCGGCCCCGTTTATCGTGGAGACACGGGATATGGATGTGAAAGTATTGGGAACTTCTTTCAACGTATCGGTGTACGAGGATGAGGAAAGTTGTCATGCAACGTTAGTGGAGGGACGGGTTGAAGTGAATGATAAGGTGAACGGGGAAAAGGTTGTGTTGACTCCCGGGAAACAAGCGCTATTGCGAGGGGGCGAGATGACCGTCCGGGAGGTAAACACTAAGTTATATACTCTGTGGAGGCTGGATCGGTTTACTTTTGCCAGCGAGGATATGGAAGGGGTGATTCGGAAGTTATCCCGGTGGTATAACGTGGATTTCTTTTTCGCGAATTCATCTATGAAACAGAAACGGTTCACGGGGTCATTACCGAAATATGCGGATATATCTCAAGTGTTGAAAATGATAGAGATGACTACGGATATAAAATTCGAGATAAAAGAGCATACAATCATGATACAATAA
- a CDS encoding thioredoxin family protein → MKNSIFIIVLLLVHMATFAQEGVNFEDLTFDEALAKAKAENKFVFVDCYTSWCGPCKYMAQAVFPQKSMGDFFNPRFVSVKFDMERGEGKELNEKFGVKAYPTFLILRPDGTLQHKIVGGTGMIEMFIEKVERGLNEKTSLDYLDKKYEKGKLNKKELVRYQIALLDANEEMKSGKVLEELNVQLNDEDKLQKEFWPILKKEVYGSEGFKFVLDHSDVLYKNVGKEQIDSYLMDNFFRAIDGVLNAATRTSGETLKQVQEELARVDITNEEVLWYAIELNQACLANDLDQLISIAEDVRDNDNNKVWFVMRAFMAIEQKVSEVDLKRMIRLENRYLELVSGDGREQVAGFFQKLKRDLLDGVNFQSLSYEDALKEASRQGRMLFVYCRINSCPPCDGMENDILKKEDIKKCLEDNYVCVKYDMKVGEGLVLAKKWNMEFYPVCLLVNPDGGIRHRIEGLVDPEFFLEQVKEGLNDK, encoded by the coding sequence ATGAAAAATTCTATTTTTATTATTGTTTTGTTATTGGTTCATATGGCGACTTTTGCTCAAGAGGGGGTAAATTTTGAAGATCTTACTTTTGACGAAGCTTTGGCGAAAGCGAAAGCGGAAAATAAATTCGTGTTCGTGGATTGTTACACGAGTTGGTGTGGTCCTTGTAAATACATGGCTCAAGCGGTGTTCCCGCAGAAAAGTATGGGTGATTTTTTCAATCCGAGGTTTGTTTCTGTGAAGTTTGATATGGAACGGGGGGAAGGGAAGGAATTAAATGAAAAATTTGGAGTGAAGGCTTACCCGACTTTTTTGATTCTTCGGCCGGATGGAACTTTACAACATAAAATTGTTGGAGGAACCGGTATGATTGAGATGTTTATTGAGAAGGTTGAACGAGGGTTAAATGAGAAGACGTCTCTTGATTACCTGGATAAAAAATACGAGAAGGGAAAGTTAAACAAGAAAGAACTCGTGAGGTATCAAATTGCGTTGTTGGATGCGAACGAGGAAATGAAGTCCGGGAAAGTTCTCGAGGAGTTGAATGTACAGTTGAATGATGAGGATAAGTTGCAGAAAGAATTTTGGCCTATCTTGAAAAAAGAAGTTTACGGTTCGGAGGGATTTAAGTTTGTGCTGGACCACTCGGATGTTTTGTATAAAAATGTCGGTAAAGAACAAATAGATAGTTATTTGATGGATAATTTTTTCCGGGCGATAGATGGAGTTTTAAATGCTGCTACACGGACTTCGGGAGAAACGTTAAAACAAGTCCAAGAGGAATTGGCCCGAGTAGATATAACTAATGAGGAGGTTTTATGGTATGCGATTGAATTAAATCAGGCTTGCTTGGCAAATGATCTCGATCAATTGATTTCGATTGCCGAGGATGTAAGGGATAATGATAATAATAAGGTTTGGTTTGTAATGAGGGCTTTCATGGCAATAGAACAGAAGGTTTCGGAAGTGGATTTAAAACGAATGATTCGTTTGGAGAACAGGTATCTGGAGTTAGTTTCTGGTGATGGACGTGAACAAGTTGCCGGATTTTTCCAAAAGCTTAAGCGGGATCTTCTTGATGGGGTGAATTTTCAGAGTTTAAGTTACGAAGATGCGTTGAAAGAGGCAAGTAGGCAAGGACGAATGCTTTTTGTTTATTGTCGAATAAATTCATGTCCCCCTTGTGATGGCATGGAGAATGACATACTAAAAAAAGAGGATATAAAAAAATGCCTAGAAGATAATTACGTGTGCGTGAAGTATGACATGAAGGTGGGAGAGGGACTTGTATTGGCAAAGAAGTGGAACATGGAATTTTATCCGGTCTGTTTGCTCGTGAATCCCGATGGGGGTATTCGCCATCGGATAGAGGGGTTGGTTGATCCAGAATTTTTTCTTGAGCAAGTAAAAGAAGGTTTGAATGATAAATGA
- a CDS encoding RagB/SusD family nutrient uptake outer membrane protein — protein MRRENIQSKLLFGLCLLVCLCGCNSFLNVQPKGTVEQGKQFKDVQGYRDAMYGIYASMAQTSLYGKAMSYGFIDQVGQLFYDPYNGMADVYAATNFKYTDQAISETVDGIWSKAYECIMYVNNVIENVEKEEVGKDPDYTVIRGEAYALRAFLHFDLMRLFCDNIKINSGAGGIPYSYSFDLKNKRICTLKECYDNVLNDLTEAQKILVNDKLVKDSLATSVYRGTRYQHCNQYAVWALKARVFHYKGDLDSAAYNAEKVIAHPELRLTDSKVFAGVKRYGANRELIWGLYSNLLYTPYNDLFLKGSLGSGSVVRVREGMRTIYEVGSFEADSKDMRYTEFFTEDESISQQYAFTRLLKKDEQAYNFQGVCLLRLPEMYYILAEAIYPQDKEKALRYLNDVRNSRGLKDLEISRFPTQDVFNKELLVERCREFWGEGQVFFSYKRDNSGFMNAANDKEILPSVDVFVLPWPKSEQEFGGTNK, from the coding sequence ATGAGAAGAGAAAATATACAATCTAAGTTGCTGTTCGGGCTTTGCTTGTTGGTATGTCTGTGTGGGTGCAATAGTTTTTTAAATGTACAACCTAAAGGTACGGTCGAACAAGGCAAACAGTTCAAGGATGTGCAAGGGTATAGAGACGCCATGTATGGTATTTATGCCTCGATGGCACAAACGAGCCTGTACGGGAAAGCGATGAGTTACGGTTTTATAGATCAGGTGGGGCAATTGTTTTACGATCCTTATAATGGTATGGCGGATGTTTATGCTGCCACGAATTTTAAATACACGGATCAGGCTATTTCCGAAACGGTAGATGGGATTTGGTCTAAGGCGTATGAATGTATTATGTACGTGAATAATGTGATCGAGAACGTGGAGAAAGAAGAGGTGGGCAAAGATCCGGATTACACGGTTATTCGGGGGGAGGCGTACGCTTTGCGTGCTTTCTTGCATTTTGATCTTATGCGTTTGTTTTGTGATAATATAAAGATAAATTCCGGTGCAGGCGGGATTCCTTATTCCTATTCGTTTGACTTGAAGAACAAGCGGATATGCACGTTGAAGGAATGTTATGATAATGTACTGAATGATTTGACCGAGGCTCAAAAGATTTTGGTTAACGATAAATTGGTAAAGGATTCTTTAGCGACTTCCGTGTACCGGGGGACACGTTATCAGCATTGTAACCAGTATGCCGTGTGGGCTTTGAAGGCGCGTGTTTTTCATTATAAGGGAGATTTAGATAGTGCGGCATATAACGCTGAAAAAGTTATTGCTCATCCGGAGCTCAGGTTAACGGATTCGAAAGTTTTTGCCGGAGTGAAGAGGTATGGAGCCAATAGAGAATTAATTTGGGGACTCTATTCCAACTTGTTGTACACTCCTTATAACGATCTGTTTTTAAAAGGTTCGCTAGGATCAGGCAGTGTCGTGCGAGTCCGGGAAGGAATGCGTACCATTTATGAGGTGGGAAGTTTTGAGGCGGACAGTAAAGATATGCGTTACACGGAGTTTTTCACGGAGGACGAGTCGATTTCCCAGCAATACGCTTTTACCCGGCTATTGAAAAAGGATGAACAAGCATATAATTTTCAAGGGGTATGTTTGCTTCGCCTTCCTGAAATGTATTATATTCTGGCTGAGGCCATTTATCCACAAGATAAAGAGAAGGCTCTACGTTATTTGAATGATGTTCGGAATAGTCGGGGTTTGAAAGATTTGGAGATATCCAGGTTTCCGACACAAGATGTATTCAACAAGGAATTACTCGTGGAGCGTTGCCGTGAGTTCTGGGGTGAAGGACAAGTATTTTTTTCTTATAAACGGGATAATTCCGGTTTTATGAATGCGGCAAATGATAAAGAGATTCTTCCGTCTGTTGATGTGTTCGTTTTGCCTTGGCCAAAGAGTGAACAGGAATTTGGAGGTACTAACAAGTAA
- a CDS encoding SusC/RagA family TonB-linked outer membrane protein encodes MKLCLFLLLITIYSVSAESVAQNVRLSMEKKSESLVKVLNELGEKSGYEFFYNDDEVTGVNVSVSVKNATLAEILERVLRGTSLVYHIVDNVIVISPKTEGQRPVVWKITGTVKDESGIPLPGVTVALKGTTIGTATDAGGKFKFEFSKRDSVVLVFSFVGMKTQEREIKSVETKDLIIVMKPDVDELEEVIITGFGTKSKNSYTGAATTVKREQLLSVGTKNLLQSLAAFVPGMQIVTNNEMGSDPNTRPEILIRGRSSFEGSSNVPTFIVDGAEVDLDYVFDMDINDVENVTVLKDASASALYGAKAAKGVIVITTKPLKAGKMRVSYSGTFRVSMPDLSDYDLLNAAEKLEYEKRAKLYMGTSRNQYELDELYNEKFLRVREGVNTDWISKPLRNSVSHNHSINAAGGDDYIRYSLTARYGTEQGVMKESNRDRYSLGFKLSYNKQDKVFVSNTTTITSVNNEESPYGTFGEYVKLNPYDPVYLADGSLNRTLSYNTPNPLYEASLGSYNKGEQFYLNTILDLKVEVLPDFRVEGSFSLNKAKNDTEIFRSPESNDFRGKSASESGKISISNTKSMDYQGRLMLSYNRMFGVGTLLSVIGGGTIQSTESNSNSYVGVGIFSDKLAHPAFSTKYPEGEKPGGSQNISRTMGAFMNANIIYDDRYFLDASIRYEGDSKFGEDQRYAPFWSVGAGWNIHKEKFMHSSSTDRLKLRASVGYTGNASFAPYQAMTTYQYRGELDYGKGIGAVPMAIGNPELKWERALNYNVGIDVVFFRNRLDMTVDYYNKITDNLLLDVTKAPSIGMPTAKENMGKLANSGIELQARVVAVTNKEWNWSLSVTMQHNKNKIKKISNSLKILNDSLNTQASRMPPPIYEEGHSISAVKAVKSGGIDPATGREIFIDKDGNPTFEYNYWDKRVYGDSDPDLSGVFASYLTYKGFSLNMMFDYSLGATIYNQTLVTRVEGADPQCNADKRVFYSRWSQVGDHTKYKDIADKSIPDVTSRFIRDEYFLNMKSLSLSYDFMPDLCRKLYLNRLRVEFLMNDIFRVSTIKQERGLDYPFARSFEFSISAAF; translated from the coding sequence ATGAAACTCTGTCTTTTTCTATTACTAATTACTATTTATTCGGTGTCCGCAGAAAGCGTGGCACAGAATGTCAGGTTATCCATGGAGAAAAAATCGGAAAGCTTGGTAAAAGTTTTAAATGAGCTGGGAGAGAAGTCCGGTTATGAATTCTTTTACAATGATGATGAGGTGACCGGGGTAAACGTGTCGGTTTCCGTGAAAAACGCAACGCTGGCGGAAATCTTGGAACGTGTACTGAGAGGGACTTCATTGGTTTATCACATCGTGGATAATGTGATCGTGATTTCTCCTAAAACAGAGGGGCAGCGTCCGGTGGTATGGAAAATCACCGGAACGGTGAAAGATGAGAGTGGAATACCTTTGCCCGGGGTGACTGTTGCGTTGAAAGGGACGACAATCGGAACGGCTACTGATGCGGGCGGGAAGTTCAAGTTTGAATTCTCGAAAAGGGATAGCGTGGTGCTGGTGTTTTCTTTTGTGGGAATGAAGACACAGGAACGGGAAATTAAAAGTGTGGAAACGAAGGATTTGATCATCGTGATGAAACCGGACGTGGATGAACTGGAAGAGGTGATTATTACCGGATTCGGAACGAAGTCGAAAAATAGTTACACGGGTGCGGCCACGACGGTAAAGCGGGAACAGTTGTTGAGTGTGGGTACTAAAAATCTGTTACAGAGCTTGGCTGCTTTTGTGCCGGGTATGCAGATCGTTACGAATAATGAGATGGGATCGGACCCGAACACGAGGCCGGAAATTTTGATCCGGGGAAGAAGTAGTTTTGAGGGATCATCCAATGTCCCGACTTTTATTGTGGATGGGGCGGAAGTCGATTTGGACTATGTTTTTGACATGGATATAAATGACGTGGAAAACGTGACTGTACTGAAAGATGCCTCTGCTTCCGCCTTGTATGGGGCTAAGGCGGCAAAAGGGGTTATCGTAATCACGACAAAGCCTTTGAAGGCGGGAAAAATGAGAGTGTCATATAGCGGGACGTTTCGGGTTTCCATGCCGGATTTGAGTGACTATGATTTGTTGAATGCGGCAGAAAAGCTGGAATACGAGAAAAGGGCTAAATTGTACATGGGGACAAGTCGTAATCAATACGAGTTAGACGAGCTGTATAACGAGAAGTTTTTGCGGGTACGGGAAGGTGTGAATACGGACTGGATTTCTAAGCCTTTACGTAATTCGGTTTCACATAACCATTCCATTAATGCTGCCGGGGGAGATGATTATATACGTTATAGTCTGACCGCTCGCTATGGGACGGAGCAAGGGGTGATGAAAGAATCCAACCGGGATAGGTATTCATTGGGTTTTAAGCTCTCGTATAATAAACAGGATAAGGTATTCGTGTCGAACACGACGACTATTACATCCGTGAATAATGAAGAGTCTCCTTATGGGACTTTTGGTGAATACGTGAAGTTGAATCCTTATGATCCGGTATATCTGGCTGATGGTTCTTTGAATCGGACGTTGAGCTATAACACGCCCAATCCTTTGTACGAGGCATCATTGGGGAGTTATAATAAAGGGGAACAGTTTTATTTGAATACGATTTTGGATCTGAAGGTGGAAGTGTTACCGGACTTTCGGGTGGAAGGGTCATTCTCTTTAAATAAAGCAAAGAATGATACGGAAATTTTCCGTTCCCCGGAATCGAATGATTTTAGGGGGAAATCTGCTTCGGAGTCGGGAAAAATCAGTATCTCTAACACGAAAAGCATGGATTATCAAGGGAGATTGATGTTGTCCTATAATCGTATGTTCGGTGTCGGTACGTTGTTGAGTGTGATTGGTGGGGGAACAATTCAGTCGACCGAGAGTAATTCAAATTCGTATGTAGGTGTTGGGATTTTCTCGGATAAATTGGCACATCCGGCTTTTAGTACAAAATATCCGGAAGGTGAAAAACCTGGTGGATCACAAAATATTTCCCGTACGATGGGTGCGTTTATGAACGCGAATATAATTTACGATGATCGTTATTTTTTGGATGCCTCTATTCGTTACGAGGGAGATTCTAAATTTGGGGAGGATCAGCGTTATGCTCCGTTCTGGAGTGTCGGTGCGGGATGGAATATTCATAAAGAAAAGTTTATGCACTCTTCATCAACGGATCGTTTGAAATTGAGAGCCAGCGTGGGATATACCGGGAATGCGTCTTTTGCCCCTTATCAAGCAATGACGACCTATCAATATCGAGGGGAATTGGATTACGGGAAAGGTATTGGTGCGGTGCCAATGGCTATTGGAAACCCGGAGTTGAAATGGGAACGGGCATTGAATTATAATGTGGGAATTGATGTTGTTTTTTTTCGTAATCGGTTGGATATGACCGTGGATTATTATAATAAGATCACGGATAATCTTTTGCTTGATGTGACGAAGGCTCCTTCAATCGGGATGCCTACCGCTAAAGAGAATATGGGAAAATTGGCAAATTCGGGAATTGAGTTACAGGCGCGAGTGGTTGCCGTGACGAATAAAGAATGGAACTGGTCATTGTCTGTCACGATGCAGCATAATAAGAATAAGATAAAGAAGATCAGTAATTCGTTGAAAATATTAAATGATTCTTTGAATACCCAAGCGTCACGGATGCCGCCGCCTATCTACGAGGAAGGACATTCTATCAGTGCCGTGAAGGCTGTTAAGTCGGGAGGTATCGATCCGGCTACCGGACGGGAGATTTTTATAGACAAGGACGGGAACCCGACTTTCGAGTATAATTATTGGGATAAGCGGGTGTACGGGGATTCTGATCCTGATTTGTCTGGTGTTTTTGCCAGTTATTTGACTTACAAGGGTTTTTCTTTAAACATGATGTTTGATTATTCTTTGGGTGCAACGATTTATAACCAGACTTTGGTTACCCGGGTGGAGGGTGCCGACCCTCAATGTAACGCGGATAAACGGGTGTTTTACAGTCGTTGGAGTCAAGTGGGGGATCATACGAAGTATAAGGATATTGCTGATAAGAGTATTCCTGATGTTACGAGTCGTTTTATCCGGGATGAATATTTCTTGAACATGAAGAGTTTGAGTTTATCCTATGACTTCATGCCGGATTTGTGTCGAAAATTGTATTTGAACCGTCTACGGGTGGAATTTTTGATGAATGATATATTCCGGGTGTCCACGATTAAGCAGGAACGGGGGCTTGATTATCCTTTTGCGAGAAGTTTTGAGTTCTCTATAAGTGCTGCATTTTAA